DNA from candidate division WOR-3 bacterium:
AACACGTATTGCTTCCTTATAGATATAACAAGTATGGTGAGTCTTCCAATATTGAACCGCTTATCTGGGAACTTGCTTTGCGCTTGCTATATGGGAACAGAATAGCAAGGTTTAAAGCGACTTTTGTTCCGGGTTTGCACTATTATTCCCTTGTCTATATTGAGGGTTTCGGATATGGTGTAATTAAATCAATGCAGATTGATATAGCAGAACAGATTACATGCGAATATGTTGTTACTCTTGAAACGGGAGGGATAATGTATCAATGGTAACAGAACTGTTCAACAAATATATAGAGCGGATAATCAAAGATTTGTTTTTCACAAACGAGTTAACATACAGAAACGCCCTTTTTGAGCCATTTTCAAAAGATTTCAAAAAACTTGTCGCGAGTTTGCATGACAAAATAGAAGTAAGCAATCGTGATGTTAATTCTCTATTTTCACATACATTTCAGTTCAATCAACCTTTTTCAGGATATGATGGGCAAACATTTGCAAATGGATTGAGAAACTATTATTCTTCGTTTGACGATTTCCATTTAACCGAAAGCAACAATGAGCACTAATTATTACTTGACAGGGAAAACAAGGAACAGGGAATTAAAAATTACCTTCAATACTAATAGCGGGCAAGCATACGATGGTGTAGCAACAAAGTTTTCAGACGGTTCTTTAATAACAAATGTCCCAATCTTTAACGATACCATTGAGTTTCTTCATATTGGAAACCTGTTTGTTTTGAAGCGTAACGGAACACAACTGCTGGCAGTTACAATACCAACAAACAGTATTATATCCATTGCTGGCGAAGTGAGATATAATTACACAACAAAGGAGGCGATTGTTCTTGAAGAGATTGGGTATGCGTATGATGATGTTGGTGAAGTAGATTACCCCATCAAGCGCAGAATGAAGGTTGTTGAAATAATTGAAAACGAAGATATTAGCATATCTGCCAGTTTGAACAGCAATAGTACTAGCATCGTCCAACACATTGATTTCATGGAAATTGTCCAGTACTCAGGCTATGTATCAGCAGGTTCAACATGTGGCATATACTTTACACCGCAAACATACAACAACTATTCACATACGAATAGTGCAACTGTCAACGTCGTTCTTGATGGCTTTTCTTTGTTCCCACCTAATCTGAGTGATAGCGATATCCAAATGCGTTCTGGCAGTGGTTACACATTAACGGAAGAAGCGCAGCTGAGCGTAAACAATAATTTCAGCACATATAATCACGTTCTTGTAGATGGAACGCCACCGCCTGAAGAGGGCGAGGTTGTAAGCCATGTAAGTTTTGAGGGTTCATCGGTTATTCCAAAAAAGATTGTTCTGAATGTGAAGGTATATGATTTAGACAAAGTTTCTAACGAACAAACAACAATTAACGTATTGAACGAGAGCATTGTGTTCACAGGAGCGACAAGCAAAACATACGAACAGATATACATTTACGGTTTTAATTACCAGTGTCTAACAAAGACCGGCTACTTTTACAAGTCAGTGCCTTCGTACGATGTTGTTAGAATATCAAGTGTATATGGCAGGTTTCTCTTTAGAACGTTTTTATATAACGCAATAACACAATTGAACTATACCAACATTCTTGATGTTGGAGAATATTTGAACGAGAGCCACTACCAGCCGATAAAGGATTGCAGGATTGAGAAGGTTGGTGACACTATTCACGTTCTTGTTTACAACGAAGGAGGCGGATTGGGTGGGCAGAGTATCAATCCTAACTATTCTGCATGTCGGTACAATATTAACGGCGGTGTTAATGATTTTTACTTTGATAGCCACAGGTTCTTGAAACTGCGTTTGTCATCATACTATTCTTCCGATGTTGATTTGTATGTCAAGATAGGAAACAAAGAATATCATAAACAGATTACAGATCTTTCGTCAACACCAGCAGATTACTACTTTGATTTGTGTGTGCCAACAAACAGCACACAACAGATTGATTACAAAAACAACAACTTTGATGAAGATGATAGCTATTCGGATTATTGGGGCATAACGAAAACACGCAACATTGAGATATATTATGATAATTCGTTTGTGTTACACGAGATAAAAATAACAGACAGGTTGCCTGATGAGGCTGGGAAGACTTATGAACACAAGTATACTGTTCTTGGTCAACGGAGCACGTGGCAAAACGGCAAACGAAGGCTTTTTGTTGTTAGAAATCGTGGCAAACAAACGCTCGAATTGCCCGATGCGTTAACCGATAGTGAGCTTACAATAAACAATATTTGTGACGAGATAAACACAGACAGATGGAATGGATGGAGCGCTACACGTGCATCGTATGCATCATGTAGCCATACAGGAAACATACATAATCTAATTCCGTGTTTGATAAATCTAGACACGCCCGCGTCGTTCCTTAGAGGATGCGGTAACACCTACGACGGAACAAACGATTACAACCATATTAACAAAGACTATGTTGACGGCGCAGCATATAACGCGCAAATGCTTGTTGACGAGATTGTGTTTTATCCTGATTGCGGTGATGTTTTCTTTGATACAAACAACAATAATAGAAGTGGTGCAATAAAACTATATGCATCTTTGATACGCAGAGCACAAGCCAACGGTCTGGTAGGTAACGAAAACATAAATGTTGTAATGTATAAATCAGACGGAACGCACAACGCTGGTAGCGATACTTCTGATTACTACGATTACTATTACATAGTTGGCGATTATGCAAAGAAGGCGGAGTATAAAGTAGAGCCATCAGGCTATGGGCTAGTAGCGGTAAAAAACTGTTTTGATGCAAACGAGTACAGGATATGCTTCAGAACAGTTACAGGAGGAGGCATCATAATAAACGATGTTAACATACACGAAGGAAAGATTGTTGCAACAACTAATATCAATAATAGTGATGGGTATATTGTATTCTTGCACTCTGATATGCAGGGTTATGTCAAAGGGCACAATGTATATTCATCATGTGATGTAGAAGGAGAACTGATAATTGCAGCACAAGATTTTATCGTTGGTCATTCGTTTGATTTACAACATCGCGTTTTTCTTAAACAATTACCAGAAAACATGTTGCCGTTTGTCATAACCGATAGTGGCGAGGTATATGTAACTTATTATGACACTTCTACAAGCAATTTTGTTTTTGAAAGATATGATTGTAACTTCAACTTGCTTAGTCGTTATACTAACATAATAAACAGCATACCTATAGGTGCATCAATTCCTGTTCAAAACTTCCCAATAACCGTTAGTGGCGGTATGTTTATTGGCGTGTTTGTTTACGGATACCAAGACGCATTCTACTTACAGTTTGTGTCTTCAGTTAATGGGAAGATATGGATAAAGCAAAAGGAGGTAGCATTATAGATGCCGAAGTATTCAAGCGCCAATGTTTCGCCTAAGGGAGTAGCACCGGAACCAACACATGATTATTTTGAGAGGCAACTCCCTTCTGATTTGTTTACTGAGTGGAAGTATAATGTCGTAATAGATAACATCATTGTTTTACTACAGCAGTTTCCGCCTTTCTATATTAGCGGTATTAACATTGTGCCTGAGAGCATCAATCAAAGTGAGAACAAGTGTATTTACAGTTTTGGAACTGGTCTTGTATCATGTAAGGGCTTAGTGTATATTCATGGTGGATATTTTGAAACCGCCTATGAGGGGATTTATGTTGTACGCGCGAGTGGAAACGATGGGCTTCTTTATGCGGTTCCTTTAAGCAGTTACTCGTATGATAACGATGTCGCCAACAATTACTGCAAAATCGGTTATGTTTGCAAAGGTAACGTGCAGTATGCACAACAAGAGATACATTCTTATTTAAAGGACTTGCCGTTACGCGATGCGCGTTATAATATGTTAACTTACTACGGAGGATGGGGTGAATACAGCTAATGCCAAGAACACGCTTTACCAACTCTCAGAAAACCGTTGTTTCGGTTGGTGATAGGCTTCAAACTACGCATATTAACAACCCACAAGAGGCAATTAAAAAAGGGATACAAGCGCATAGACATACAGTTACATGGACGGGTTTCAATCCCGAAAATGTTGATACGGATGCTTTAGATGTTGGTAACTCTACGCAACTACGAGGCGAAGATGAAATAAAGGATGGCACTATCAACCTTCATGATGGCACAATTGATAATAACGATGTTGCTGGCAAGATAAATGGTGTTTGGAAAGTTGTAACAACTCCTGCAACTGCCAATCAAGAGTTTTCAGTAACCTATTCGCTATACGATATAAACGGCAACGCACGAACGGCACGTGGATACATTGTAGTTCGTAACAGTAATGGCGGAGTTGTTTATGACGGAACAACTGCATGGACAACATCAACTATTTACTTGAAATGCACCACAGCAAGTAACAATATCACATTGCTTATTTTCTAACGAGAAAAATGAAGATAGTAGCAGAGTTCTTAGATATAAACTACAAACCCTGTGATAAACCACGCAAGATTGATATGATTGTTTTGCACTCTACAGGTAGTGACGATGTTAATGGAGTGATTTCGTGGTTCAAGAACCCGGCTTCGCAGGTGTCAGCACACTATGTTATTGATAAAGATGGAACGGTTTACAAACTTGTAAGGCTAAACGATATTGCATGGCATGCGAAGGAATACAATAGCCGAAGCATCGGAATTGAGATTGTTCATTCGATTTTGAAGCCGACAACTAAGGAACAAAGGATAGCACTTGTTGAGCTTGTTGCCGAATTGATTAAAAACATCAGCACGATAAAATACCTTCAAGGTCATTTTGAGTTATCGCGCATGAAGTCCGACCCGTATGAGCGCACGATAGTTACAGATTTAAGAAGTTATTTCAGGTTGTATAATATTCGCGATGAGAATAAGGGAACTATATAACAAATTAAGTTTGAATGAGCTTGCAGAAAAATACAAGAAGCATCATGACGAAGAGGCGTTTAGAGTAATCTATTTTCGCATTGTTCGTTTCGTGTTTAACAATTACCGTCATGATGCTTCCTACGACGAGATAAATGATTTTTTGTTCTATTTCAACGAGAAACTACCAGCTTTGATTGAGGATTACAATCCAGAGAAAAGCCAATTCCAAACATACATTTTCAATGCAGTGAAGAAAGATTACATCAACTACATGGCTTTGCTACACCGCAAGAAGAGGAAGCCTGCAAATGCATACTTTGTTGATTATGAAGATGAGGAGGTTGTATATAGTCCGGAACAGGAAGAAATACTAATGAAGTTTGTAGACGCGCTCGATGTCATTAGTGTTTTAGGCAAACGTCAAAGGGAAATATTCTTAATGAAGTATTTATATGGCTACACGAATAAAGAGATAGCGCAGGAATTAAGCCTTTCATTACATACTGTTAACTCAACATTATCAAAAGCACACAAAAAGATACGGCAGGTTCTAAGGCAGGCACAGTGAAATGAACACGTTGAAAACAGGGGAAATACTTGTTCTCAGCTTGGCAATAAAGATGATGGTGGCTTCTTTGTTGTCAATTGCTGAGGGTATAAAGGCGTATAAAATTGTGAACAAAAATATAAAAAACGGCATACTTGTAATTGTGTTGATGATAATCTGTGCTATTGTTGGGGTCATTATGAATCTTCACTATGAAAGCATATTCAATCTATTCTTTTACACGCTTGGGATAGACAATATTGAAAACTATGCAAAATACACAGTAAACGATATCAAGGAGAATATTAACAACAAAGATAAACATGCTGGGTGATGGGTATCAATTCATATTTTCTCTAACGGCACGAAACACATGCTTAAACGTTTGCGGATTGCGCAGATACAATTGATATAACAATACGAACGGTGTCTCCTTCTTGAACATGGTCTTTTCTTCCGTTTCTTTAGTGTTTGTTTGTTTCTGTGCTGCATTAATCAAACTGTGAATGTTTTCAGGTGTTTCTTCAACACCATGCTTGCGCAACAATTCAACAATCAGTTCGGTTTCGTTTTTCG
Protein-coding regions in this window:
- a CDS encoding peptidoglycan recognition family protein encodes the protein MKIVAEFLDINYKPCDKPRKIDMIVLHSTGSDDVNGVISWFKNPASQVSAHYVIDKDGTVYKLVRLNDIAWHAKEYNSRSIGIEIVHSILKPTTKEQRIALVELVAELIKNISTIKYLQGHFELSRMKSDPYERTIVTDLRSYFRLYNIRDENKGTI
- a CDS encoding sigma-70 family RNA polymerase sigma factor, whose translation is MRIRELYNKLSLNELAEKYKKHHDEEAFRVIYFRIVRFVFNNYRHDASYDEINDFLFYFNEKLPALIEDYNPEKSQFQTYIFNAVKKDYINYMALLHRKKRKPANAYFVDYEDEEVVYSPEQEEILMKFVDALDVISVLGKRQREIFLMKYLYGYTNKEIAQELSLSLHTVNSTLSKAHKKIRQVLRQAQ